In the Aulosira sp. FACHB-615 genome, one interval contains:
- a CDS encoding pseudouridine synthase → MEVRLQKALSQLGIASRREAEEMIRQSRVQVNGVVANLGQKVNTQEDAIAIDGKLISAAERPPLIYLLLNKPPGVVSTCADPQGRKTVLDLLPKKLRAGLGIHPVGRLDAESTGALILTNDGELTFGLTHPRHSIPKTYRVVVKGHPSPAIIEKWSQGVILDGRKTLPAQVNFIESSAENSCLEIVLKEGRNRQIRRVAEILGHPVIKLHRTAIGTIQLKQPKQTFLCEGQYRYLSDAEIRFLHNSIKGRTIKDSAEGRSKVKS, encoded by the coding sequence ATGGAGGTCAGATTACAAAAAGCACTATCACAGTTAGGTATTGCCTCACGGCGAGAAGCGGAAGAAATGATTCGGCAGTCGCGTGTGCAGGTAAATGGAGTAGTCGCAAATTTAGGTCAAAAAGTTAACACCCAAGAAGATGCGATCGCCATTGATGGCAAGTTAATTTCTGCCGCAGAACGTCCCCCCTTAATTTATCTGCTGCTCAACAAACCACCAGGAGTAGTTTCAACTTGCGCCGATCCCCAAGGCAGAAAGACTGTTTTGGATTTACTACCTAAAAAGTTACGTGCAGGTTTAGGGATTCATCCTGTTGGGCGTTTAGATGCAGAATCTACAGGCGCATTAATTCTCACCAATGATGGAGAATTAACCTTTGGACTCACTCATCCACGCCATAGTATTCCAAAAACTTATCGAGTTGTAGTCAAAGGTCATCCTTCGCCAGCAATAATCGAAAAGTGGTCTCAAGGTGTGATATTAGATGGAAGAAAAACGCTGCCTGCTCAAGTAAATTTTATAGAAAGTTCTGCGGAAAACAGTTGTTTAGAAATCGTTTTAAAGGAGGGTAGAAATCGCCAAATTCGGCGCGTAGCCGAGATTTTGGGACATCCAGTCATTAAATTACATCGAACTGCTATAGGCACAATTCAATTAAAACAGCCAAAACAAACCTTTTTATGTGAAGGTCAATATCGGTATTTGAGTGATGCAGAAATTCGTTTTCTGCACAACAGCATTAAGGGCAGAACTATTAAAGACTCAGCTGAGGGAAGGAGTAAAGTTAAATCATGA
- a CDS encoding RodZ domain-containing protein, with the protein MKWFKVKSKNNEQPTLTLEQQRAEKLKEMGAQLWAARQEKSLSLEEMVVITKISRRLLQAIEEGNLEDLPEPVYIQGFIRQYADALGFNGTEFAKAFPVTVIPATPTAVAPVNRSLKLLRPVHLYLLYIFVIICSVSSLSKVLNGAELSADNNSQPETVSQPAPNSKPENTAAESVSNNQENQTVQIGVTLKAASWIRVVADGKTEFEGVLPEGSHRVWKAQEQLTVKTDNAGGVMMSVNQQEARQMGEPGKAEEVKIAAAKPQS; encoded by the coding sequence ATGAAGTGGTTTAAGGTTAAAAGCAAAAACAATGAGCAACCAACCCTAACTCTAGAACAACAACGTGCCGAAAAGCTGAAAGAAATGGGCGCTCAACTTTGGGCGGCGCGTCAAGAAAAAAGTTTATCTCTAGAAGAAATGGTGGTGATTACCAAAATTTCGCGGCGGTTGTTGCAGGCGATTGAAGAAGGTAATCTCGAAGACTTACCAGAACCAGTTTACATTCAAGGATTTATTCGTCAATATGCTGACGCACTAGGTTTTAACGGGACAGAATTTGCGAAGGCTTTTCCTGTAACTGTGATCCCAGCTACTCCCACGGCGGTTGCGCCTGTGAATCGGTCACTGAAACTATTACGGCCAGTTCATCTTTACTTGCTGTACATATTTGTAATTATTTGCTCTGTCAGCAGTTTGTCTAAAGTATTAAACGGTGCAGAATTGAGTGCTGATAATAACTCACAACCAGAAACTGTTTCCCAGCCCGCGCCTAATTCTAAACCAGAAAATACAGCCGCCGAGTCTGTCAGCAACAATCAAGAAAATCAAACTGTACAGATTGGTGTCACCTTAAAAGCCGCTTCTTGGATTCGGGTAGTGGCTGATGGTAAAACCGAGTTTGAAGGAGTTTTACCAGAGGGAAGCCATCGGGTTTGGAAAGCCCAAGAGCAACTCACCGTCAAAACCGATAATGCTGGAGGTGTGATGATGAGTGTGAATCAGCAAGAAGCTAGACAAATGGGAGAACCAGGGAAAGCAGAAGAAGTGAAAATTGCCGCCGCCAAGCCCCAATCTTAA
- the malQ gene encoding 4-alpha-glucanotransferase — MPFPRSSGILLHPTSLPSRFGIGDLGLAAYKFIDFLRESYQQYWQVLPLGPTGYGNSPYAAYSAMAGNPFLISPEKLQEQGLLAEADFANLPEFNNSQVDYDKVIAFKTQLLKIACKNFQSQATPLQQTEFAGFCDSKAYWLDDYALFMALKDAHEGTSWHTWEPELVKREPAALEQAKQQLSAEIFYYKFIQFEFFREWSELKAYANMSGIQIIGDIPIYVAQDSADVWSHPEIFCLDEETREPKLMAGVPPDYFSATGQLWGNPVYDWEELQSQNFKWWIGRFEAMLDYLDVIRIDHFRGFEAYWAVPQGEETAINGEWVKAPGDELFAAIKEALGKLPVLAEDLGVITPEVEALRDKYEFPGMKVLQFAFGSDPGNPFLPFNYSRNFVVYTGTHDNDTSVGWFDKANDYEKRNFLLYLGCISPEGVHWDIIRLAFSSVANQAIIPLQDVLGLGTDARMNFPSVAEGNWGWRYHTEALTQELSDRLKTLTQLYGRAPQPR; from the coding sequence ATGCCTTTTCCCAGATCAAGTGGCATTTTGCTGCATCCTACTTCTTTACCCAGCCGATTTGGTATTGGTGATTTAGGTTTAGCAGCCTACAAGTTTATTGATTTTCTCCGCGAGAGTTACCAGCAATATTGGCAAGTTTTACCTTTGGGGCCGACTGGTTACGGTAACTCTCCTTATGCGGCTTATTCTGCAATGGCGGGTAATCCTTTCCTCATCAGTCCCGAAAAACTCCAAGAACAAGGTTTACTCGCTGAAGCAGACTTTGCGAATCTGCCAGAATTTAACAATTCTCAGGTAGACTACGACAAAGTAATTGCCTTTAAAACCCAACTGCTCAAAATAGCCTGCAAAAATTTTCAAAGCCAAGCTACGCCTCTACAACAAACTGAATTTGCGGGTTTCTGTGACAGTAAAGCTTATTGGTTAGATGATTATGCTTTATTCATGGCGCTAAAAGATGCCCATGAGGGTACAAGTTGGCATACTTGGGAACCAGAACTAGTCAAGCGCGAACCAGCAGCACTTGAGCAAGCAAAGCAGCAGTTAAGTGCAGAGATTTTTTATTATAAATTCATCCAATTTGAGTTTTTCCGTGAATGGTCAGAACTCAAAGCCTATGCCAATATGAGTGGCATTCAAATTATTGGCGATATTCCGATTTATGTCGCTCAAGATAGTGCTGATGTCTGGTCGCATCCTGAAATTTTTTGTTTAGATGAGGAAACCAGAGAACCAAAATTAATGGCGGGAGTTCCACCAGATTACTTTAGTGCTACGGGTCAATTGTGGGGAAACCCGGTTTACGACTGGGAAGAATTACAAAGCCAAAACTTTAAGTGGTGGATAGGTCGCTTTGAAGCGATGCTGGATTATCTCGATGTGATTCGCATTGACCATTTTCGCGGATTTGAAGCTTATTGGGCTGTTCCCCAAGGGGAAGAAACTGCAATTAATGGGGAGTGGGTGAAAGCGCCGGGAGATGAATTGTTTGCTGCTATTAAGGAAGCTTTGGGTAAGTTACCTGTATTAGCTGAAGATTTGGGCGTAATTACCCCAGAAGTAGAAGCACTGCGCGATAAATATGAATTTCCGGGAATGAAGGTATTGCAGTTTGCTTTTGGTTCTGATCCCGGTAATCCCTTTTTACCATTCAACTACTCGCGGAATTTCGTAGTTTATACCGGAACCCATGACAACGATACCAGCGTTGGCTGGTTCGATAAAGCAAATGATTACGAAAAGCGTAACTTCCTACTTTATTTAGGTTGTATCAGTCCTGAAGGTGTGCATTGGGATATTATTCGCTTGGCTTTTAGTTCTGTCGCCAATCAAGCAATTATTCCCTTGCAGGATGTTTTAGGCTTAGGAACCGACGCGCGGATGAATTTCCCCAGTGTGGCTGAAGGTAATTGGGGCTGGCGCTATCATACAGAAGCACTGACTCAAGAATTAAGCGATCGCTTAAAAACTCTCACCCAATTATATGGCCGCGCCCCACAACCAAGATAA
- a CDS encoding NUDIX hydrolase — MSYRNPAPTVDIIIELIDQPHRPIVLIERLNSPFGWAIPGGFVDYGESVEVAAKREAEEETSLKVELIEQFLVYSDPSRDPRQHTISIVFLATATGEPKAGDDAKGIGVFESWLVPTNLCFDHDRILRDYWRYRHYGIRPRLGI; from the coding sequence ATGAGTTACCGCAACCCCGCGCCAACGGTTGATATCATCATTGAATTAATTGACCAACCACATCGGCCAATAGTGTTAATTGAAAGGCTTAATTCCCCTTTTGGTTGGGCAATTCCCGGTGGTTTTGTTGACTATGGTGAATCGGTGGAAGTCGCAGCCAAGCGAGAAGCTGAAGAAGAAACTAGTTTAAAGGTTGAGTTGATTGAACAATTTTTGGTGTATTCTGACCCCAGCCGCGACCCCCGTCAGCATACGATTAGCATAGTATTTTTGGCTACAGCTACGGGAGAACCAAAGGCGGGAGATGATGCCAAGGGTATAGGTGTTTTTGAGTCTTGGCTTGTACCGACTAATTTATGTTTTGATCATGACCGTATTCTGCGCGATTATTGGCGCTATAGGCATTATGGTATACGTCCCAGGCTAGGGATTTAA
- a CDS encoding MFS transporter has product MSSIKRKLTPNSNQAEKHDPFAALRFRDYRLFTIGRLLLFIGAQMQTVAIGWELYERTDSALALGGVGLAQVLPIIALTLVAGDLADRRDRKITVLSSVILLALCSLTLAVLSYTKGAVFLIYACLVLSGVARAFLKPAGDALMWQLIPVSAFTNAATWNSSSFQLAAVIGPALGGFGIALLGSATGVYILAAIAAFLCFCLTATIKEQKNIRTKEPLSLQALSAGVKFLWENQLILAAITLDMFAVLFGGAIALLPIFAKDILRVGPVELGYLQAAPSIGALIMAVSLAYLPPLRKAGPALLWSVVGFGVVTIIFGLSRWFWLSILMLVLSGALDSISVVIRHTLVQIKTPDHLRGRVAAINSVFISASNELGGFESGLAAAIFGPIAAVVGGGVGTILVVLAVAKIWPGMVKLGSLEELD; this is encoded by the coding sequence ATGTCTTCGATCAAACGGAAATTAACTCCTAACAGCAATCAGGCTGAAAAACACGATCCCTTTGCGGCGTTAAGATTTCGAGACTATAGATTATTTACCATTGGGCGGTTACTGTTATTTATCGGCGCTCAAATGCAAACAGTCGCCATCGGCTGGGAACTGTATGAACGGACGGATTCAGCCTTGGCTTTAGGTGGTGTGGGACTCGCTCAAGTTTTACCGATTATTGCCCTCACCTTAGTTGCGGGAGATTTAGCCGATCGCCGCGATCGCAAAATCACTGTTTTATCTTCAGTTATCTTACTCGCTCTCTGTTCCCTGACTTTAGCAGTGCTTTCCTATACCAAGGGAGCAGTATTTTTAATTTATGCCTGCTTAGTGTTATCTGGAGTTGCTAGGGCATTTCTCAAGCCGGCGGGTGATGCTTTGATGTGGCAGTTAATACCTGTGAGTGCTTTTACCAATGCTGCCACTTGGAATAGTAGTAGCTTTCAGTTAGCCGCAGTAATTGGCCCCGCCTTGGGTGGCTTTGGCATTGCTTTGTTAGGAAGTGCGACAGGGGTATATATATTAGCGGCGATCGCTGCTTTTTTATGTTTCTGTCTCACAGCCACAATTAAAGAGCAAAAAAATATTCGCACCAAAGAACCACTTTCTTTACAAGCACTCTCCGCCGGCGTGAAATTTCTCTGGGAGAATCAGTTGATTTTAGCCGCCATTACCTTAGATATGTTTGCGGTGTTATTTGGTGGTGCGATCGCTCTACTGCCAATTTTTGCCAAAGATATCTTACGTGTCGGGCCAGTAGAATTAGGCTATCTGCAAGCCGCCCCTTCCATCGGCGCATTAATTATGGCTGTGAGTTTGGCCTATCTACCCCCATTACGCAAAGCCGGGCCGGCCTTACTTTGGTCAGTTGTTGGCTTTGGCGTGGTTACAATTATTTTTGGTCTATCCCGTTGGTTTTGGCTATCTATACTTATGTTGGTGTTGAGCGGTGCGTTAGATAGCATTAGTGTAGTAATTCGCCATACTTTAGTTCAAATTAAAACACCCGATCATTTACGTGGTCGAGTAGCGGCAATTAATAGCGTGTTTATCAGTGCTTCTAACGAGTTGGGTGGTTTTGAATCTGGTTTAGCGGCTGCCATATTTGGCCCGATTGCGGCGGTGGTGGGCGGTGGTGTTGGCACAATTTTAGTAGTGCTGGCAGTCGCTAAGATTTGGCCTGGTATGGTTAAACTTGGGTCATTGGAAGAATTAGATTAA
- a CDS encoding MarR family winged helix-turn-helix transcriptional regulator, producing MKLDKPSHTATSEECAAKVMETIPLVMRFIRKEMRAHNAGFLSIPQLRSLAFINRNPGGSLSGLAEHLGVTSATASATIERLVQRNLVQREHHPQERRRIVLNLTDEGKYHLQQSLNHTRAQIADILNNLSAEEYSQIEQGLTFLKNVFDQTEINS from the coding sequence ATGAAGCTCGATAAACCCTCACATACGGCCACTTCTGAAGAATGTGCAGCCAAAGTCATGGAAACCATTCCATTAGTGATGCGGTTTATCAGGAAGGAGATGCGAGCGCATAACGCCGGGTTTTTGTCAATTCCCCAGTTGCGATCGCTGGCATTTATCAACCGCAATCCTGGTGGTTCATTATCTGGTTTAGCAGAACATCTTGGTGTCACCTCAGCCACAGCTTCCGCAACCATAGAACGGCTAGTACAGCGCAACTTAGTACAACGCGAACATCATCCCCAAGAGCGACGGCGGATAGTTCTCAACTTAACTGACGAGGGTAAGTATCATCTTCAGCAATCCCTCAATCATACTCGCGCTCAAATTGCTGACATTCTCAATAATTTGTCAGCCGAGGAATATTCTCAGATTGAACAAGGGTTAACCTTCTTAAAAAATGTCTTCGATCAAACGGAAATTAACTCCTAA
- a CDS encoding ABC transporter permease translates to MTQQEPGVLLNGWVRNKATRKHNFISAISELIIKTLAIAELEVRKLRHDPTDLAVRAVQPALWLLIFGQVFAKTRAIPTQGNLPYLDFMTAGILAQSVLFVAIFTGGMTLIWERDLGIVHKFLASPTPRVAMVLGKAVACGVRCLSQVFIIYGLAFLLGVKLNLHPLAIIQVLLIVFMGAGCFCIFSLIIGCLVKTRERMTGIGQLLTMPLFFASNAIYPISLMPNWLKFISHINPLTYEVDALRGKMLLNGTSLYGFSLDCTILLLTLIILTLICGKLYPRVAM, encoded by the coding sequence GTGACACAGCAAGAACCAGGCGTACTGCTCAACGGTTGGGTTAGAAACAAAGCGACGCGCAAGCATAATTTTATCTCTGCAATTAGTGAGTTAATCATTAAAACATTGGCGATCGCAGAACTAGAAGTTCGCAAACTCCGCCATGATCCCACCGATTTAGCTGTGAGAGCCGTCCAGCCAGCACTATGGTTACTCATCTTTGGGCAAGTCTTCGCCAAAACTAGAGCCATCCCAACTCAGGGAAATCTGCCTTATTTAGATTTTATGACGGCGGGAATTTTGGCGCAGAGTGTTTTATTTGTTGCCATTTTCACTGGGGGAATGACTTTAATTTGGGAACGGGATTTAGGAATTGTGCATAAATTCCTCGCCAGTCCGACACCCCGCGTTGCAATGGTATTAGGCAAAGCCGTAGCTTGTGGAGTCAGGTGCTTGTCACAGGTATTTATTATTTATGGGTTGGCATTTTTATTAGGAGTCAAGCTGAATTTACATCCCTTGGCAATTATCCAAGTCTTACTGATTGTTTTCATGGGTGCGGGATGTTTTTGTATTTTTTCCCTGATTATTGGTTGTTTGGTGAAAACCAGAGAAAGAATGACGGGAATTGGACAGTTATTAACCATGCCGTTGTTTTTTGCCAGTAATGCCATTTATCCGATTTCCTTAATGCCGAACTGGCTAAAATTTATTTCTCACATCAACCCTTTAACTTATGAGGTTGATGCTTTACGAGGCAAAATGCTACTCAACGGTACAAGTCTTTATGGATTTAGTCTGGATTGTACGATTCTCCTACTAACATTAATAATATTAACCCTCATCTGTGGCAAACTTTATCCACGGGTGGCGATGTAA